A single window of Arvicanthis niloticus isolate mArvNil1 chromosome 20, mArvNil1.pat.X, whole genome shotgun sequence DNA harbors:
- the LOC117724822 gene encoding LOW QUALITY PROTEIN: H-2 class I histocompatibility antigen, Q10 alpha chain-like (The sequence of the model RefSeq protein was modified relative to this genomic sequence to represent the inferred CDS: substituted 1 base at 1 genomic stop codon): MTRDQISPPLGGMNWGNQSALPQALVIKSTQPKGFRRPGSQMWAMAPRTLLLLLAAALAPTQTRAGSHSMRYFNTALSRPGSGEPRYMEVGYVDDTQFVRFDSDAENXRMEPRAPWVEQVGPEYWERETRRAKSNEQMFRVNLRTLLGYYNQSEGGAHTVQVMYGCDVGSDGSFLRWYMQHAYDGRDYIALNEDMKTWTVVDMAAQITRHSWEQAGVAESVRAYLEGECVEWLHRYPELGKETLLRTDPPKAHVNHHPRSEGDVTLRCWALGFYPADITLTWQLNEEDLTQDMEFVETRPSGDGTFQKWASVVVPLGKEQNYTCHVQHEGLPEPLTLRWEPPPSTDSNMVIIAVLVVLAVAIIGAVVAFVMKRRRNTGGQGGDYAPAPA, encoded by the exons ATGACGCGCGATCAGATCTCACCCCCACTGGGTGGCATGAACTGGGGGAACCAATCAGCTTTGCCGCAGGCACTGGTTATAAAGTCCACACAACCCAAAGGATTCAGACGCCCCGGATCCCAGATGTGGGCGATGGCTCCGCGCacgctgctcctgctgctggcgGCCGCCCTGGCCCCGACCCAGACCCGCGCAG GCTCACACTCGATGCGGTATTTCAACACCGCCTTGTCCCGGCCCGGCTCCGGGGAGCCCCGGTACATGGAAGTCGGCTACGTGGACGACACGCAGTTCGTGCGCTTCGACAGCGACGCGGAGAATTAGAGGATGGAGCCGCGCGCGCCGTGGGTGGAGCAGGTGGGGCCGGAGTATTGGGAGCGGGAGACACGAAGAGCCAAGAGCAATGAGCAGATGTTCCGAGTGAACCTGAGGACCCTGCTTGGCTACTACAACCAGAGCGAGGGCG GCGCTCACACAGTCCAGGTGATGTATGGCTGTGACGTGGGGTCGGACGGGAGCTTTCTCCGCTGGTACATGCAGCACGCCTATGACGGCCGCGATTACATCGCCCTGAACGAAGACATGAAAACGTGGACAGTGGTGGACATGGCGGCGCAGATCACCCGACACTCGTGGGAGCAAGCTGGTGTTGCAGAGAGTGTCAGGGCCTACCTGGAGGGCGAGTGCGTGGAGTGGCTCCACAGATACCCGGAGCTCGGGAAGGAGACACTGCTGCGCACAG atcccccaaaggctcatgtgaACCACCACCCCAGATCTGAAGGTGATGTCACCCTGAGGTGCTGGGCCCTGGGCTTCTACCCTGCTGACATCACCCTGACCTGGCAATTGAATGAGGAGGACCTGACCCAGGACATGGAGTTTGTGGAGACCAGGCCTTCAGGGgatggaaccttccagaagtgggcatctgtgGTGGTGCCTCTTGGGAAGGAGCAGAATTACACATGCCATGTGCAACATGAGGGGCTGCCTGAACCCCTCACCCTGAGATGGG AGCCTCCTCCATCCACTGACTCTAACATGGTGATCATTGCTGTTCTGGTTGTCCTTGCTGTGGCCATCATTGGAGCTGTGGTAGCTTttgtgatgaagaggaggagaaacacag